From Gemmatimonadota bacterium, a single genomic window includes:
- a CDS encoding type II toxin-antitoxin system RelE/ParE family toxin, with amino-acid sequence MLVSFKKKATREIADGENTKTSRKVLPVELHRIACRKVNILDFAPTLGSLAKVLSNRLEKLHGNRKGQHSIRINSQYRSCFRWTDAGPADVEVVDYHD; translated from the coding sequence TCGTTCAAAAAGAAGGCTACTCGGGAAATCGCAGACGGCGAGAATACCAAGACTTCCCGCAAGGTACTGCCGGTCGAGCTGCACAGGATCGCTTGCCGCAAGGTCAACATCTTGGACTTCGCGCCTACGCTCGGCTCGCTGGCGAAGGTTCTGTCCAACCGCCTGGAAAAGCTGCACGGCAATCGGAAGGGCCAGCACAGCATCAGGATCAACAGTCAGTACCGGAGTTGCTTCCGTTGGACCGACGCCGGTCCTGCCGACGTGGAGGTGGTCGATTACCACGACTGA
- a CDS encoding HigA family addiction module antidote protein, translating into MAWVRKIRPTPAGEILLEDFLKPLGMKQAELADLIGVSRVRVNELVKGKRGVTPDTALRLGKLFNIEPEFWLNIQQAQDLWETGRDMKVKRALEKITTVAVAT; encoded by the coding sequence ATGGCCTGGGTACGAAAGATACGCCCGACACCTGCAGGGGAGATCCTTCTCGAGGACTTCCTGAAGCCGCTCGGGATGAAGCAGGCGGAGCTCGCCGACCTGATAGGTGTGTCGAGGGTGAGGGTCAATGAGCTGGTGAAGGGAAAGCGGGGTGTGACGCCGGACACCGCCCTACGGCTTGGCAAGTTGTTCAACATCGAGCCCGAGTTCTGGCTGAACATCCAGCAGGCTCAGGACCTCTGGGAAACGGGCCGGGACATGAAGGTGAAGCGGGCGCTGGAGAAGATCACGACGGTCGCTGTGGCGACCTAG
- a CDS encoding M14 family metallopeptidase, with amino-acid sequence MFAVRNTLAHFVLVSLVVAPPLSGQAFSDLLTRAERTEFRETSSYDEVMELSERLADLSPDMHLTSFGYTNEGRSLPLLVLGASDASPEAVLATGKTRVYLQGNIHGGEACGKEALLMLLRRFATGDYPTWTDELVLLVAPIYNADGNERVSLNNRPRQHGPIGGMGQRPNAQGLDLNRDHTKLDSPEARSFVAMLNAYDPHVVVDLHTTNGTRHAYYLTYSPPLHPNTPASIDALLRDRWLPELTRRIKEKHGWDYYYYGNTGGRGGGGAAWRTFDHRPRFNNNYVGLRNRIAILSEAYAYASFEDRVRGTLWFVEEILDYAEQNASEIRQIVEAADRLRVVGIELATRAEAERSAEEVTILMGEVEEQRHPYTGRVILLRRDVVNPTRMYEYGTFTPTETSIAPEAYYVLPDAEAAIERLEAHGITVVRYATERELPVERFRIDSTTVAGREFQGRTERTIYGEWVPTVETLPAGTAYVSVDQPLGRLAFTLLEPRSDDGFVAWAILDQQIEQGLFPVLRVAAPGM; translated from the coding sequence ATGTTCGCCGTTCGGAACACCCTTGCGCATTTCGTTCTCGTGTCTCTCGTCGTCGCACCTCCCCTGTCGGGGCAGGCGTTCAGCGACCTGCTCACCCGCGCGGAACGCACCGAGTTCCGGGAGACGAGCTCGTACGACGAGGTCATGGAGCTGTCCGAGCGGCTCGCTGATCTGTCCCCCGACATGCATCTCACCTCCTTCGGATATACCAACGAGGGCCGGTCTTTGCCGCTGCTGGTCCTCGGGGCCTCGGACGCCAGCCCGGAAGCGGTGCTCGCGACGGGCAAGACTCGGGTCTATCTGCAGGGCAACATCCATGGCGGCGAGGCGTGTGGCAAAGAAGCTCTTCTCATGCTGCTCCGGCGGTTCGCGACGGGCGACTACCCGACGTGGACCGATGAACTGGTCCTGCTCGTTGCCCCGATCTACAACGCGGACGGGAACGAGCGCGTTTCGCTGAACAACCGTCCGCGCCAGCACGGTCCGATCGGCGGCATGGGACAGCGCCCCAACGCGCAAGGTCTCGACCTCAATCGCGACCACACGAAGCTCGATTCTCCCGAGGCCCGCTCTTTCGTCGCGATGTTGAACGCGTACGACCCTCATGTCGTGGTGGACCTGCATACCACCAACGGGACTCGGCACGCGTACTATCTGACGTACTCGCCCCCCTTGCACCCGAACACGCCCGCGTCGATCGACGCTTTGCTCCGCGATCGTTGGTTGCCCGAGTTGACCCGCCGCATCAAGGAGAAGCACGGCTGGGACTACTACTACTACGGCAACACCGGGGGACGTGGTGGTGGTGGCGCCGCTTGGCGTACCTTCGACCACCGACCACGCTTCAACAACAACTATGTCGGGCTCAGGAACCGCATCGCGATCCTCAGTGAGGCGTACGCGTATGCGAGCTTCGAGGACCGGGTTCGCGGCACGCTCTGGTTCGTCGAGGAGATCCTCGACTATGCCGAGCAGAACGCTTCCGAGATTCGCCAGATCGTGGAGGCCGCGGACCGTCTGCGCGTCGTGGGCATCGAGCTCGCGACTCGTGCGGAGGCGGAACGGTCTGCGGAGGAAGTGACGATCCTCATGGGCGAGGTCGAGGAGCAGCGCCATCCGTACACCGGCCGGGTCATCCTGCTGCGCAGAGATGTCGTGAATCCGACGCGCATGTACGAGTACGGTACGTTCACGCCCACCGAGACATCGATCGCGCCCGAGGCCTACTACGTTCTACCGGACGCGGAGGCCGCGATCGAGCGTCTAGAGGCTCACGGCATCACGGTGGTGCGCTACGCGACCGAGCGCGAGTTGCCCGTCGAGCGGTTCCGAATCGACTCGACAACGGTTGCGGGCCGCGAGTTCCAGGGCCGGACCGAGCGCACCATCTACGGAGAGTGGGTCCCGACGGTGGAGACGCTTCCGGCGGGTACCGCGTACGTCTCAGTCGATCAGCCTCTGGGCCGCTTGGCGTTCACATTACTCGAGCCGCGCTCGGACGACGGTTTCGTCGCGTGGGCGATCCTCGATCAGCAGATCGAGCAGGGACTGTTCCCTGTCCTGAGGGTGGCGGCTCCGGGGATGTAG
- a CDS encoding saccharopine dehydrogenase NADP-binding domain-containing protein: protein MGPWHRNAARCTSTTGCRGGTTVKIVVLGGGRVGNAIVRDLAAEEDFSVLVVDVDPVAVERLTEYGADGVVADLSDPKTVSQAVADADLVVSAVPGFMGYATVERVLQEGHPVVDISFFREDAFGLDDLAKEAGVPCLVDCGVAPGLSNMILGRLEEHLDETYSYRCLVGGLPVERAWPWEYKAPFSPGDVIQIYTRPARLRRQGVEITLPALSEVELVEFPGLGTLEAFNTDGLRSLLKTCKTPEMVEKTMRYPGHAEKMQMLRQAGFFSTENILVASGEARPRDVTEALLIGAWQYEEGEPDLTVMRIVIEGAKDDHALRHTYNLLDYYNTDTETSSMARTTGYTCTGMVRLVARRLWTEPGVAPPEVVGRNAECFDSVIKHLEDRNVQIFQRVDEL, encoded by the coding sequence CTGGGGCCGTGGCACCGTAACGCGGCCCGCTGTACTTCTACCACGGGCTGCCGTGGAGGAACGACCGTGAAGATCGTGGTACTGGGCGGCGGACGAGTCGGAAACGCGATCGTGCGTGATCTGGCCGCAGAAGAAGACTTTTCGGTACTCGTCGTCGATGTCGACCCGGTCGCGGTCGAACGCCTGACGGAGTACGGGGCCGACGGTGTCGTCGCGGACCTGTCGGACCCGAAAACGGTGTCGCAGGCGGTCGCGGACGCCGACCTCGTCGTGAGTGCGGTGCCCGGCTTCATGGGCTATGCGACGGTCGAGCGTGTCCTTCAGGAAGGACACCCTGTAGTGGATATCTCCTTCTTCCGAGAAGACGCATTCGGCCTGGACGATCTCGCGAAGGAGGCAGGCGTCCCGTGCCTCGTGGACTGCGGTGTCGCACCCGGGCTGAGCAACATGATCTTGGGCCGACTCGAAGAGCACCTCGACGAGACCTACAGCTACCGCTGTCTCGTCGGGGGACTCCCCGTCGAGCGGGCGTGGCCGTGGGAGTACAAGGCCCCGTTCAGCCCCGGGGACGTGATTCAGATCTACACGCGGCCCGCCCGCCTGCGTCGCCAAGGGGTCGAGATCACGTTACCCGCGCTCTCTGAGGTCGAGCTGGTGGAATTCCCGGGGCTCGGCACGCTGGAAGCCTTCAACACGGACGGTTTGCGCTCGTTGCTCAAGACGTGCAAAACGCCCGAGATGGTCGAGAAGACCATGCGATACCCGGGCCACGCCGAAAAAATGCAGATGCTTCGCCAGGCCGGATTCTTCTCCACCGAGAATATCCTCGTCGCATCCGGCGAAGCGAGGCCGCGCGATGTGACGGAAGCCCTGCTCATCGGCGCGTGGCAATACGAAGAGGGCGAGCCCGACCTGACCGTGATGCGCATCGTGATCGAGGGCGCGAAGGACGACCACGCCCTTCGACACACGTACAACCTGCTCGACTACTACAATACGGACACGGAAACGTCGTCGATGGCGCGCACCACCGGATACACGTGTACCGGCATGGTGCGCCTCGTCGCCCGACGGCTGTGGACCGAACCCGGTGTGGCTCCGCCGGAGGTCGTCGGTCGCAACGCCGAGTGCTTCGACTCCGTGATCAAGCACCTCGAGGACCGCAACGTCCAGATCTTCCAGAGAGTGGACGAGCTGTAG
- a CDS encoding VWA domain-containing protein codes for MRVRYWERTGMGVLAVLLFSASSLAAQGWIEPRILRGGFSVDKTRSDVRIRVEGRVAVVEVSEWFRNDGEGIAEGDYLYPLPGESVFQGFSLFQGDTELRGEIMDADEAREIYESIVRRRGDPALIELVGHGLLRARIFPIQPGQERKVTLRYTQVLPRAGNALQLVYAGAVQRMNGRVGDESRGARPLPALVDMSFEIDVADASRFLEPFSPTHEIDVKRHGDAMVVTMEEEVLGRFSVFLPFADNDLGLSVATHRPVGEDGYFMLTLSPGRVRGEAAPRDVTVVLDVSGSMSGDKIHQAKQAVYQLLASLDRDDRFRLISFSDAVSMHSEGWRDATGYELARGREWIDELVANGGTDIGAALSEAFRLRSPAERLPIVVFMTDGLPSVGERSPERLADQAEREAHRARVFAFGVGHDVNTHLLDRLGEAGRGSTDYIQPGESVERVVGLLAAKIRYPILTDLELDGGPNRLIEVYPTRLPDVFAGQELVLFGRFTGEGLGQISVDGMRAGTALEFTTELRFPQASTANSYIPRLWASRKLGHLERQLWTEGETAELIKQIRDLALRYGLPSRYTSYLVQEPVVATPFTLKLPQVQGAAASRVRPALRAADAAARASGQAAVRQAVVARARRLLTSVNEMRAMEMELDASLRERRENTRVLAGRVFMLDDGVWTDEAHSEDQTVIEVKAFSAVYFQLVAALPEIREVLKELNHVLIAGAAVSLRVADDGIEELTDTTLEELVQRFRVGGGTP; via the coding sequence ATGCGGGTGAGGTACTGGGAACGAACGGGGATGGGCGTACTCGCCGTGCTTCTGTTCAGTGCGTCGTCTCTTGCGGCGCAGGGCTGGATCGAACCTCGCATCCTCCGGGGCGGGTTCTCGGTCGACAAGACGCGCAGCGATGTACGCATTCGTGTCGAGGGGCGGGTCGCGGTCGTCGAGGTCTCGGAGTGGTTCCGAAACGATGGCGAGGGAATCGCAGAGGGTGACTATCTCTACCCACTGCCGGGAGAGTCCGTCTTCCAAGGCTTCTCGCTCTTCCAGGGCGATACGGAGCTGCGCGGAGAGATCATGGATGCCGATGAGGCTCGCGAGATCTATGAGAGCATCGTTCGTCGGCGTGGGGACCCCGCGCTCATCGAGCTCGTCGGGCACGGGCTGCTACGCGCCCGTATCTTCCCGATCCAGCCCGGACAAGAGCGAAAGGTCACCCTGCGTTACACACAGGTCCTGCCGCGCGCGGGTAACGCTCTGCAACTGGTGTACGCCGGTGCTGTTCAGAGGATGAACGGACGCGTGGGCGACGAGTCACGGGGCGCGCGTCCTCTGCCCGCTCTCGTCGACATGTCCTTCGAGATCGATGTCGCCGATGCCTCGCGGTTCCTGGAACCGTTCTCGCCCACACACGAGATTGACGTCAAACGGCATGGCGACGCCATGGTCGTGACGATGGAAGAGGAAGTCCTCGGGCGTTTCTCGGTCTTCTTGCCGTTTGCCGACAACGACCTGGGGCTCTCCGTTGCGACCCATCGGCCTGTCGGGGAAGACGGCTATTTCATGCTCACGCTGTCTCCGGGGCGGGTCAGGGGCGAAGCCGCACCCCGGGATGTGACCGTCGTGCTCGACGTCTCGGGTTCGATGTCGGGCGACAAGATCCACCAGGCCAAACAGGCGGTCTACCAACTGCTGGCTTCGCTCGACCGGGACGATCGATTCCGACTGATCTCGTTCTCGGACGCCGTGAGCATGCACAGCGAGGGCTGGCGTGACGCGACCGGGTACGAACTCGCACGCGGCCGCGAGTGGATCGACGAGCTCGTTGCGAACGGCGGCACCGACATCGGAGCCGCGTTGAGCGAGGCGTTTCGCTTGCGGAGTCCCGCGGAACGCCTCCCGATCGTCGTTTTCATGACCGACGGGCTGCCGTCCGTAGGTGAGCGGTCTCCGGAGCGGCTCGCGGACCAGGCGGAGCGGGAAGCGCACCGAGCGCGGGTCTTCGCTTTCGGCGTGGGGCACGACGTAAACACGCACCTGCTCGATCGGCTCGGTGAGGCGGGTCGTGGCAGCACCGACTACATCCAGCCTGGCGAGAGCGTCGAGCGCGTAGTCGGACTACTCGCCGCCAAGATCCGGTATCCCATTCTGACGGACCTCGAGCTGGACGGGGGGCCGAACCGCTTGATCGAGGTGTATCCCACGCGTCTCCCCGACGTGTTCGCCGGGCAAGAGCTCGTGCTCTTCGGGCGCTTCACGGGTGAAGGCTTGGGGCAGATATCAGTCGATGGCATGCGTGCCGGCACGGCACTCGAGTTCACCACCGAGCTACGATTCCCTCAGGCGAGCACGGCCAACTCGTACATCCCGCGGCTGTGGGCGTCGCGCAAGCTCGGTCACCTAGAACGGCAACTCTGGACCGAGGGTGAGACGGCGGAGCTGATCAAACAGATCCGTGACCTCGCGCTGCGATACGGACTCCCGAGTCGCTACACATCGTACCTCGTACAAGAGCCGGTCGTCGCCACTCCGTTCACGCTGAAGCTGCCACAGGTCCAGGGTGCCGCGGCCTCGCGGGTGCGACCCGCGTTGCGGGCGGCAGATGCGGCGGCGCGCGCCAGCGGCCAGGCTGCAGTGCGCCAAGCGGTTGTCGCGCGCGCCCGTCGCTTGCTCACGTCGGTGAACGAAATGCGGGCGATGGAAATGGAACTGGACGCTTCACTCCGGGAACGGCGGGAGAACACACGCGTCTTGGCGGGTAGAGTCTTCATGCTAGACGACGGCGTGTGGACGGACGAGGCCCACAGCGAAGACCAGACTGTGATCGAGGTGAAGGCGTTCAGCGCTGTCTACTTCCAACTGGTTGCGGCGTTGCCGGAGATCCGAGAGGTGCTGAAAGAGCTCAACCATGTATTGATCGCGGGGGCCGCCGTGAGCCTCCGCGTAGCTGACGACGGGATAGAGGAACTGACCGACACGACGCTGGAAGAGCTCGTGCAACGGTTCCGGGTCGGAGGGGGCACGCCGTGA
- a CDS encoding sigma-70 family RNA polymerase sigma factor, with translation MSADWTEVYRSTFPDLVRFLHRKVWDLERAQDLAQEAFVRALRHEPKKPRAWLFQVASNLARDEARTAIRRKRHLTLLKSETEDRQKSAPDPARDLAERERMGQVRDALDALSERDREVLLLWDAGQSYTEIAQQARLSVGAVGTTLARARRRLAEAYSRKEHVDVAR, from the coding sequence GTGAGCGCAGACTGGACAGAGGTGTATCGCAGCACGTTCCCGGACCTGGTCCGGTTCCTACACCGCAAGGTGTGGGACCTGGAGCGAGCCCAGGATCTGGCTCAGGAAGCATTCGTCCGGGCGCTCCGCCATGAGCCGAAGAAGCCGCGCGCGTGGCTCTTCCAGGTCGCGTCCAACCTCGCCCGTGACGAGGCCCGGACGGCGATCCGGCGGAAACGCCACCTCACCCTCCTGAAGAGTGAGACTGAAGATCGACAAAAATCCGCGCCGGACCCGGCGCGTGACTTGGCGGAGCGTGAGCGCATGGGCCAGGTCCGGGACGCGCTCGACGCGCTCAGCGAACGAGATCGTGAAGTCCTGCTCCTCTGGGACGCGGGACAGAGTTACACCGAGATAGCTCAGCAGGCGCGACTTTCCGTAGGCGCGGTGGGCACGACCCTCGCGCGTGCACGTCGTCGCTTGGCTGAAGCGTACAGCCGGAAGGAGCATGTCGATGTCGCACGTTGA
- a CDS encoding zf-HC2 domain-containing protein: MSHVDEGALHAYLDGALDELPSGRGRAIREHVATCPECAARLEEERRIREQAMAILSSPLPQVELPPLEELRLRAEATSPPKASRGRRFHRMGWAASVILAIGAGWTLRGGQAVPLGTMDLIDGPSRLPQLEAAPTVPDLDASARDLLTQALDGSDRGADPDESLVAEADSGDPLVMEPGRPVLFQELAAIDVVTLQDRLGSAPALPPLEASGLVDLLRSSAATVSRLEGVLSAPRPVAVRAASADAGEERAARRGRTVVTSAIRSAAGAPFSTGDASERRRGRSDSGRRGGDEGQLVVPGFEVIGIEAIEEGPAAGGTRALQWLTPLDTLELLHLPEGVEPAELAALDEAGVAELVVLRDGLWLVMRARRSVQELEVLLERLDANR; this comes from the coding sequence ATGTCGCACGTTGACGAAGGCGCTCTGCACGCCTATCTGGACGGCGCGCTCGACGAGTTGCCGTCGGGCCGCGGGCGAGCGATCCGTGAGCACGTCGCGACGTGTCCCGAATGTGCGGCGCGTCTGGAGGAAGAGAGGCGGATTCGAGAGCAGGCCATGGCGATCCTCTCCAGCCCGCTGCCGCAGGTCGAGCTGCCCCCGCTCGAGGAGCTGCGGTTGCGCGCGGAGGCGACGAGCCCGCCGAAGGCTTCCCGTGGCAGGCGCTTCCACCGGATGGGGTGGGCAGCGTCGGTCATTCTGGCGATCGGCGCGGGCTGGACGCTACGAGGTGGTCAGGCGGTGCCTTTGGGCACGATGGATCTCATCGACGGCCCGAGTCGGCTGCCGCAGCTCGAGGCGGCTCCCACTGTACCAGACCTGGACGCGTCCGCCCGTGACCTGCTGACCCAGGCCCTGGACGGGAGCGACCGGGGTGCCGATCCCGACGAGTCGCTCGTCGCCGAAGCCGACAGCGGCGATCCGTTGGTCATGGAGCCTGGCCGACCAGTGCTCTTTCAGGAGCTCGCGGCCATAGACGTGGTGACGCTCCAGGATCGGCTCGGAAGCGCGCCGGCGCTGCCGCCGCTCGAGGCGAGCGGGCTGGTGGACCTCCTCCGTTCGAGTGCGGCTACCGTGAGTCGGCTCGAGGGTGTGCTCTCCGCTCCCCGCCCGGTGGCCGTTCGCGCGGCGAGCGCCGATGCCGGGGAGGAGCGCGCGGCGCGGCGCGGACGGACCGTCGTGACGAGCGCGATCCGCTCGGCGGCCGGAGCCCCGTTCTCGACCGGCGACGCATCGGAGCGACGACGTGGCCGAAGCGACTCGGGGCGGAGAGGCGGGGACGAGGGTCAGTTGGTGGTCCCGGGGTTCGAGGTGATCGGCATTGAAGCCATCGAGGAGGGTCCGGCCGCGGGAGGCACGCGTGCGCTCCAGTGGCTCACGCCGCTAGACACGTTGGAGCTCCTGCATCTGCCGGAAGGCGTGGAGCCTGCCGAGCTGGCCGCGCTCGATGAGGCCGGCGTCGCGGAGCTCGTCGTACTGAGAGACGGGTTGTGGCTGGTCATGCGGGCTCGCCGTTCTGTACAGGAACTCGAGGTGTTGTTGGAGCGTCTGGACGCGAACCGATAA
- a CDS encoding M28 family peptidase, translated as MTQNLRRAFFALVVPMALPAQQQGVEQAAATITPEDYAWRIGVIAHDSMQGRDTPSPGLDKTAEWIASEFRRMGLRGGAEDGGFIQKYPLRQVVVDAGTSMLTGGGIRLAFGEDLLPGRRMPDGEASGGLAIVSGALNLQAAIGGGAVQGKHAVMVLPENSPGLSRAGIAAFRSAGVLSIMTVTDAGDQDWDAAVVRALRPSVRKGWGEQGSGGTSAPSLQIRQSSLARLVEAHGVDLASLRARGGADVRVDAIAGLEITLTINLSDEMITAPNVVGILDGSDPVLKDEYVVFSGHMDHIGMGSPDENGDSIFNGADDDASGTIAVVEIAEAMVALPLPPKRSMVFLLVSGEEKGLWGSEWFADNPTVPIEQLVANLNTDMVGRRWTDTIVAIGKEHSDLGESLDRVNREHPELRMTAIDDIWPEQRFFFRSDHYNFARKGVPILFFFNGTHDDYHGRDDEPDRIDAEKAARIARLVFYLGVDIGNAAERPKWNPESYARIVSDR; from the coding sequence ATGACGCAGAATCTCCGCCGTGCCTTCTTCGCGCTCGTGGTCCCCATGGCGCTACCCGCCCAGCAGCAGGGCGTAGAGCAAGCTGCCGCCACGATCACACCGGAGGACTACGCGTGGCGTATCGGAGTGATCGCGCACGACTCCATGCAGGGCCGCGATACGCCGAGTCCCGGTCTGGACAAGACCGCGGAGTGGATTGCGTCAGAGTTCCGGCGCATGGGCCTCCGTGGTGGAGCCGAGGACGGTGGCTTCATTCAGAAGTATCCGCTTCGGCAGGTCGTGGTCGACGCCGGCACCTCGATGCTTACGGGAGGCGGAATCCGCCTCGCTTTTGGGGAGGACCTGCTGCCTGGCCGCCGCATGCCGGACGGTGAGGCCAGCGGCGGTCTCGCGATCGTGTCCGGCGCGCTCAACCTCCAGGCCGCTATCGGAGGAGGGGCGGTCCAGGGGAAACATGCGGTGATGGTGCTGCCGGAGAACTCCCCGGGCCTGAGTCGGGCGGGGATCGCCGCTTTCCGGAGCGCGGGAGTGCTCTCGATCATGACCGTGACTGATGCGGGGGATCAGGATTGGGATGCAGCGGTCGTCCGTGCGCTGCGCCCCTCCGTCCGTAAGGGCTGGGGTGAGCAAGGCAGCGGCGGGACGTCGGCTCCGAGCCTGCAGATCCGCCAGTCGTCTTTGGCACGTCTCGTCGAGGCTCATGGCGTGGATCTAGCTTCGCTGCGGGCGCGTGGGGGCGCCGACGTGAGGGTCGACGCTATCGCCGGGCTCGAGATCACGCTCACCATCAATTTGAGCGACGAGATGATCACCGCTCCGAACGTCGTGGGCATCCTGGACGGAAGTGACCCCGTACTGAAGGACGAGTACGTGGTCTTCTCCGGGCACATGGATCACATCGGCATGGGCAGCCCCGATGAGAACGGGGACTCCATCTTCAACGGCGCGGATGACGATGCGTCCGGCACGATCGCAGTAGTCGAGATCGCGGAGGCGATGGTCGCGCTACCGTTGCCGCCGAAGCGTTCCATGGTGTTCCTCTTGGTGAGCGGCGAAGAGAAGGGCCTCTGGGGCAGCGAGTGGTTCGCGGACAACCCCACGGTACCGATCGAGCAGCTCGTGGCGAATCTCAATACGGACATGGTCGGCCGGAGGTGGACGGACACGATCGTGGCGATCGGCAAGGAGCACTCGGACCTGGGTGAGAGCCTCGACCGAGTGAACCGCGAGCACCCGGAGCTACGCATGACGGCCATCGATGATATTTGGCCCGAGCAGCGTTTCTTTTTTCGATCCGACCACTACAACTTCGCGCGCAAAGGCGTGCCTATCCTGTTCTTTTTCAACGGCACCCACGACGACTACCACGGTCGGGACGACGAGCCCGATCGCATCGACGCCGAGAAAGCGGCCAGGATCGCGAGGCTGGTCTTCTACCTCGGGGTCGACATAGGGAACGCGGCGGAGCGACCGAAGTGGAATCCGGAGAGCTACGCCAGGATCGTCTCTGACCGCTGA
- a CDS encoding nitroreductase family protein: MARARFVPLSTYEELSVDDMRREAAAFLATMRRRRTVREFSDRSVPRDVIEQCLLAAGTAPNGANRQPWRFVVVGDPDIKSRIREAAEEEEREFYSSKAPKEWLDALEHLGTDEHKPFLERAPWLIVIFSESYQLMGDGTKAKNYYVTESVGIATGILITALHHAGLVTLTHTPSPMKFLNKLLDRPDNERAFLILVCGYPDESATVPEITKKPIEDIAIFVE; this comes from the coding sequence ATGGCGCGCGCCCGCTTCGTGCCTCTCTCCACCTACGAAGAGCTTTCGGTCGATGACATGCGTCGCGAGGCTGCTGCTTTCCTCGCGACGATGCGTCGTCGACGCACGGTACGGGAATTCTCCGACCGCTCGGTGCCTCGGGACGTGATCGAGCAGTGTCTGCTTGCCGCCGGCACGGCGCCGAACGGTGCGAACCGCCAGCCGTGGCGTTTTGTCGTCGTCGGTGACCCCGACATCAAGTCGCGGATTCGCGAGGCAGCCGAGGAGGAGGAGCGCGAGTTCTACAGCAGCAAGGCTCCGAAGGAATGGCTGGACGCGCTGGAGCACCTGGGCACGGACGAGCACAAGCCGTTCCTGGAGCGAGCGCCCTGGCTGATCGTGATCTTCTCCGAGAGCTACCAGTTGATGGGCGACGGGACAAAGGCGAAGAACTACTACGTGACCGAGTCGGTCGGGATCGCAACGGGCATACTGATTACGGCTCTACATCACGCCGGCCTCGTTACGCTCACGCACACGCCGTCTCCGATGAAGTTCCTCAACAAACTACTGGATCGCCCGGACAACGAACGGGCCTTCCTGATTCTAGTGTGCGGCTATCCGGACGAGAGCGCGACCGTACCCGAGATCACCAAGAAGCCGATCGAGGATATTGCGATATTCGTGGAGTAA
- a CDS encoding SOS response-associated peptidase: MCGRYTLGTDEEALIEAFDVSSLTFDLVPRYNIAPGQQAPIVAEDRHGRRIGLLTWGLVPSWVDEPKSGLINARSESVASKPSFQEAFQRRRCLVPADGFYEWQRTAAGKVPHWFHPPDGGVLSFAGIWESWSRPGSDPRFTFAILTTEANEDTAPVHDRMPVVVAAPDRDSWLSRATDESTLLSLLRPAPTGTFAAHAVSTRVNRVSEDDPGLIARCR, from the coding sequence GTGTGCGGTCGGTACACGCTCGGGACTGATGAAGAGGCCCTCATCGAGGCCTTCGACGTCTCGTCACTGACCTTCGACCTGGTCCCCAGATACAACATCGCGCCCGGCCAGCAAGCCCCGATCGTGGCCGAGGATCGGCACGGCCGTCGGATCGGTCTGCTCACGTGGGGGCTCGTGCCGTCGTGGGTGGATGAGCCCAAGTCGGGGTTGATCAACGCGCGCTCCGAGTCCGTGGCGAGTAAGCCGTCGTTCCAAGAGGCCTTTCAAAGGCGACGTTGCCTCGTCCCCGCGGACGGCTTCTACGAGTGGCAGCGCACCGCGGCGGGGAAGGTGCCTCACTGGTTCCATCCGCCGGACGGCGGCGTGCTCTCGTTCGCCGGGATCTGGGAGTCGTGGTCACGCCCGGGTTCTGATCCTCGGTTTACGTTCGCGATCCTGACGACGGAAGCGAACGAGGATACCGCGCCGGTGCACGACCGCATGCCGGTCGTGGTCGCGGCACCGGACCGTGACTCGTGGCTGTCTCGCGCCACGGATGAGAGCACTCTGCTCTCCCTGCTCCGGCCGGCGCCCACGGGGACCTTCGCAGCGCACGCGGTTTCGACCCGGGTGAACCGGGTGAGCGAGGACGACCCGGGGCTGATCGCTCGATGTCGTTGA